A stretch of DNA from Arachis hypogaea cultivar Tifrunner chromosome 19, arahy.Tifrunner.gnm2.J5K5, whole genome shotgun sequence:
TcttagagaaattgttgattcagtatTTCTCTTAATTGATAGCAATTACAGCcgattttgagatttttatggaAATTGCTATTGAGtagatatatacttatctatatgtgaaactttgaagatttcttacacagtttaacaactatttatctCTAATACCTCgcatgtacttttactggtttacggaactgcacttactttaaaagtaaattgactttctagtaattttactatagttccaatggacatcttcatttgattatgtatttgggtatTTTCAGAATTCTGGAAAGAAAGGGGATTTCTTGCtttatcccggttgagtttcgtttgataaactttacttaattcatttttatttgagtttgatttagcatactacatggcttatgccattgttgttcttttgaaaatgttggactcataacTTTCTTCTTATGAGCGGActcgttccttcttaagcttttcacctctatgaatgtcatacgtgattctgtttttaactaatcttttacatcttgtgaacattaccattgatcttggtttgtcctctcttgtgaatctcatccttatgtgagtcagtttgattcgtttcaaattagtgcattgtttattctctcattttctctacaagagtttttagtcaaagatttatcattgagaaattacaaatgattgagttgtctttttctatgacttttgtattcttttggatcaattgaaagcttgtttgatgactcatgcctagtgaatcttgtttgaactactttgatttaagatcctttcttgcaaggcttaactcatttttagtacatcttaaacttcttgaatgttcttctgagatggtgattttatgaacacttttggagtcttgttttgaactttttaaagaagttttgaattctcttgtaaaaagttttaaacggaatttattttctgttgcttgatttagattgaaaccattgttcaattttgacgaagttaatttaaagttgggatgcgctattttaaatgaagttttgaagaacttccttgtttagtggaaaccggttcgtttgtaacgcaccacttatttcctttaccaaattgtaagcaaatttttacttcggagtctcttttctaaaaagagtttaacttcctctttcgtacttactataaatgttatacacgcttgtttgaatatggactttggGAGTTtctgaacaagcatttgatttctctcCTGAGTTTTGTGAATTACTTTTGGTTAAGATTGTGCACTTAactaattttctaaaatatttgatgaaaatattttagctcttagccaagcTAGTGTGCATcttgtttttaaaactctacatgatctatttcaacatgaaattgtattgaagtgaagccacgtttatgcttttgttactttCTTGAAGGATGTTTGTTGTTTAACTTCTCTTTCAGACTGCGAAGTGATATTTTTGcaagttttttattcttttaagaaCAATGTATTCGGAAGTATCTTAATTATgatcttgagttctgtgagctttgtcttgggtctgAGATATTCTTTTCTGCAAACCTCCTACTTCTTCGACTCAACTTGAATTTGTTCCGAACTAAGGCGTTGGTTCTCTTCTTATTGGTCCTATTGAATTTCTtggatccaagggttatctttggaGTTGTCAATCGATTTGTTTCTAGCAAACTTCTTTGCTTGAGCATCCTTGTTTATCTagaattggatacattctctcaaatTTATGAGTACTATCCTTGATatttgactctcctttctaaatcttgtatccttctgagtagactcgagaattgtttgatatcacgtgcgacccATAGACGTAGTAAcgtgatgcgttagttctttaagacgtgatatgtgtatacgaaagttgaagcggtaggtgtacgACGTTATGAGTTGTGGTGtcttgttccttgcgaacgggtttgcgGTTGTCAGGCTTGTGATTGAATATGGagattgtaaagtgcttgatggagttggaaagttgaaaccttgaggttgatatgagattagcgTGCGGATGTTGAGCACGTCGTTTTAGCCCCATCATGTCTTATAGCCTTCGATGCCTTGCTTTACTATCACATGCTTGAACCATGtcatcttttgcattgagcctatcttgtaatgtttgctttgcaatcacactcctacctttgtacCCTTATGCATACGAAAATTCAAGTATTTGAaaaccgtatatatgtttatgttTTGGGGATATTtctgcttcttctttaaatgtgttcaagagtgaactgttatgaaattcctttcattttgtatcaattttcgagggcgaaaatttttataaggtgggtagaatgtaagacccaaaacctttgaaaaagcGCTATCATTAGCTAAATTCAAATTCAGTgtttctgtagctttaatttcagaaatttctttattaaagaaaattaaagaaagttttgatttattgaatttgagataagttatgattattatccaatttgatgattattggattattttctataattatattataaagttggtagttgtgaaataataaggatttttatatgactcggattaaataattaatattttaaatattaatactgttactttggaaaataaagggtttaattatattatttctaattattttgatttgggcattttatggaaaataatttgtaagattgatgagcaaatagtatttttctatatacaattagtattggatttaatttgggtttcaattactacatTATTCCCAATTTCatctgaaattactaaaatgcccttaaccctaatttttctCAAAAGACCCTAATTCTGAAAACCCTACCCGGTAACCCATTGCTTCCCCATGCCCCAGCTGCAGCCGAAATCCCCTTTTTCCTAACTCAGTAGCAGCGTTTCCTTtccatgaaagaaagaaaggagaaacAGAAGGTGGGAGAAGAGAAACGGGATCCGTGGAAGGAGGAAGAGAAGAGGAGGGAGGAGGCTGCGCCGGCGCGCTGGGCTTCACCACCGCCGTCGCGTCGTCGCCGCCCCTGCTAGCTGCCGCCATttcatgagagagagagagagatagagagagagagagagagagagagagagagagagagagagagagagagagagagagagagccatGTCGGGAAGGAGGAGACGCCGCCGAGGTGCCATTGTCGTTCCTTCGTCGCCGCCGCTGCTGTTAGCCGAGCGGTCATCTCTAGCCTGTGCCGTTGCCAGTCGCGCGAGAGGGAGACGCGCCGTGAGGGAGAGCCGTCACATTTCTGCCGTCGCCGGTTCACGCGCCGCCGCTGTGCTCCCTGTAACGGCCTTGAGTTTTGTCGGTGCAACGGCACTGTGGAGGATTAGACCTTGTGCAAACGCAGGAGTTGCAAGACGCAGGGCAATGATCGAAAGTATCAACACAAACACACTCGAAAAATGGTGGGGCCCTACGGTCGCAAAGACAGCCATTGCAGCAAACATTGTCGTCTGAAGATGATGATGCTTCGCCAATATTGTTTATCACCTGTTTTTGAAGATAccaaatttgtttaaaaatatacCAATTTATGTGTTTTTATCCAAAAATACCATGCACACCTAATATCAgtcttattatatatttatatttaaatatatatatatattatttaatttatttttaatatatattttatattcgaTAACTGATTTTTTAAGATACACgattaatttttatctttctgTCCTATCGTAGTTTGAGATTATGCTgagataaaaatttgtaaaacTTTCTATTTTTATGTATGTATTGTATTGATTTTGTTACTATTAAAATTTTCTGGACATATCGCTCACCTGTGAGAGCATCAAGCTTGGGTCAAGGCGGACAGCTTCAACCGTGGCTGAAAGTCCCACAAGGAAAAGCAACAGTGCTACCTTGGCAACCATCTTCTGTTCTTCAACTCCTAATTCACACTAATTCGCTGTGTATAACTCTTACTGTTAGGACTCTGGTGAAGAGGAAAGAACAACTAGAGACTTAATTTATAATGAGTGATATGTATTATTACGCACGTTTATATTTCTTtcataaactttttatttttaatattaaaaaattgataataacttagaaaagataaaaaaaaatattttttgttttataaaagaaagataaataaaaaaatatgtgcataaaaaataatacaaatattatttctcattataattattaaatttgaatctttctttggtttttgaaaattatatatattgttatgtatatactaaaaataggattgctacacatttaagtattttttatctaagtttatttaagtaaatttaaCACCAACAAAAACTACTATTATTAAAAGGGAGCTACTCAAATAAAGACgcttaaaatgtctttttttaaagatgttttttagtaattaaaatttaatacatataatcgattaaattatgttatttttgtcaaaattagataagataaattgatttggtcaaaaaattggtaaatcaaatcttgaattggtataaattaatttttttttataaaaaagactACAATAACCCTATTATAGAAGAAAAATCTGCGTCtgcaaatttagaaaaagaagaagaagaacaggaagaagaaaaaggagcgTGTAATTTAAAAAAGTGTTATAACAATTTAAATAGACTTAAATAAGTATTTTGCTTAGATGTTAAactttattttactaaaaataatttagtaaaatttataattttaactttaaaaataagATTAGTAAAATATCTTTACAACAAAAATGAAATGATAcatttcttttttcttaattaaaaacTTACTTTATtgacaatttaatattttaaaaactttaatgaagaaaagaaaaaatgctatatatataagttaattattaaattaattattatatatttatataaaatatatattatttaatttatttttaatatatattttatattttaatatatattttatataaataattaatttaataattaattttttttatatatatcacaATTGCAGAAAAAGACCTTTTTTTAATGCATATAAACGTgggatatatattatataagttCAAATGGATATTGTCATATTGAAgagatttttctaatttaaaggCAATCACGTGTGTAAGGAAAAGGACAGCTCTATCCTTATCGGTTTTAATTCTGCACGCGTGTCAGCTGTGGTCACATGACTTCGTTGGATTCCATGCAAGGCACTAGAAGAAAACCAGTTTGGCCACATATTGTGATTAATAATTAAGGAGGGCAACTTAAAATTTGTTGGGAGCACCACCCTTAAATATTCTTTTTCTATGGTTTAAAATGAAACTGCTTTTACATTTTTTGTTTTCTAcccataaaaatttatatttataaaaactgAAATTGCCTTTTTCCCGTCTGAAAAATATTAtagtatgtatatattaaaatcaatcgttaatataaaatatatattaaaaataaattaaataatatatatatttatacataaatacattaataattaatcttaacaTACAGTTTATATATATCGCAATAATCGGTATTAATTGGATAGTAAACATTTGTCTATCTATTTCGTTCGTTCATTGAACTATCAAGTAGCAGTAAAAATTAACATAACACACGCATCCTAATATCGAACAAAgcctaagataagataaaaattaaagaaagaaatttctttacttcaatttaattttttgacgCGCAATAATTAAGAGAATTAATTTATCCCACAGAACTGATATCACATCCCTGAAACAGATGCCCATCAACAAAAAATCAACATAACACGATAACAAACATAACTTGCACAAGTTTCATGCACTCAACTGCGCTGCACAACAACTGAATACACCATAATGTGATGATGACGCCCACAAGAGGAAAGAAGTTGAGCAACGGCAACAACCTCACCCGCAAGATCGATGATAAtggctatatatacatatatattataattaaatcactcttttattatgactaaaattattttttttaaaattaataaattcttttttttttttttatttattctacttttttttatatattattaataataactaattacaaatttaacaataaaatatataacataatattttttaattataattaaaattaaaaataaaatattaaaattaaaatataactatattatattactaatttaataacaaaaatatattatataatatttttttattaaaattaagataaaatattttttctaaaattaattaacattttttcttctattctcttgtCTATTTCATTCTCgttctctatttttctctaccatttttgtaatattattacggacaaaaacattaatatatatatgacATAAGTTAAGGTGATAAGAGACTAGAAACAGAAGAGAAAGTTGATGGAAAACAAATTCGACGACAATTAAGATGGCAAGGATAAAGAGATCCACAATAAAATGAACAATAATGTTTGGGGAGAAAGTTTAGGCGCCAGCAGATTTATTAAAATCTGACCAGCACTTAGCccacaaaagaaaaatgagtgattttctatcattagatgaaatctcataccattaaataCACTATTGATGGCTAATTAATGGCTACAACCCACAAAATTTGTTGGCCCCTAGCACTCCTCATGTTTGGGAAGGAAAAAAAGATCAATCAAAACAGCGatgattaataaataataaattagacaaatttaagttattattatttttttttaatattatcaaaaaataataaaaacctaaaaataaaaCCTATAATCAGTAAAACTTTTAGTGAACACTCATAATTaactaattctttttaattatggAACTAATTAACTACAATTCTATGTATATTAACTGACATTAAATTTcttaaatttggttttaaaaaacTTAAGGGTCATTTTAAAAAATGAGTTTTATAAAATGATGCCAAAACTTTCTAGCAATATAATAACATAACATGGTATGGTGTTTAAAACTCTCCAATATTTTTTCTCAGGGAGAAAGCTCCATCTATTGTTAATAAGTATTTTAGGAGCATTAATTAAGAATATTATAAGAAATTATGTTAATAAAAAGGGTTAAGTATGGTTTTGGTTCTAAAGTTTTTTGCCAGAAACGAAATCGTCCCTCTTGTAATTTTCGAGTTAAAATcgttcttaacattttttttcatattaaaatcatcatttttatttttttttttgacaaaaatacCTTTATCACTACCAACACAATTACCTCctccacctccaccaccaccaccaccaacaccaataccaccgccacaacctccaccaacgccaccaccaacaccaccaccatcatcGCCACCACCACCAACGCCACCGTcgtccccttccccctccccctccccgcgtccccttccccccacccccacccccaccccaccccgcgtcccctccccctccccgtctccccttccccccaccccaccCCCACCCTGCGTCCCCTCCCCTTCCCTGTCTCCCTTTCCCCCCACCCCCAAATTCAACAAGCAAAAACACAAATTCAACAAGAAAGAGAAGCAGAAGCAAAAAATTCAAAGACAAAGCCAAATCAACAGAGAAGTATAAAGCCAAATCAAAAATTCAAAGTAcaaagaagcagatgcagaaggcAAAGTAGGACCACCGGCAGGGGCAGGGGCAGGGTGCCGGAGGGTTAAGGAGCCCGAAGAAGGGGCAAGTAGGGTTGTGCACCTTGGTCTTCCCGAACTGATCCAGGTAATGGAGGAACTCCAGAACGTGTGCGCCGTTGCAGAGCGGTAGAGACAGCGGCGGACGGTGGTTCCTCAGGTACTGGCAGGAGGTGTTCCAGTCTCGGCGCTTTTTGGTTCTCGTAACGGCTCGGCGATGAGAATGACGAAGGTGGCGGCGGTTATGGCGGCGATGGAATCCTCCCCTCCCTCCCGCATTTCCTTTCCCCCCACCCCCAACGTGTTTCCTTTGCCCCCTCCCCCAAaacgtgttttttttttattttattttttttattaaaataggggtagtttaggaattaaattaaaaattttattaaaaatgatgattttaatacgaaaaaaacgttaaggatgattttaactCGAAAATTATaagagggacgatttcgattctggcgAAAAACTTTAtggaccaaaaccatacttaaccctaataaaaattatcaaaaatattatataaacattaaaaattaatcactatatatttgttttaaatatatatatatatatataatttatttttaatatattttatattttaatgtgtatttaatattagtaattgatttttaatAGCCAACGaactatagctcaaatggcatataATTTTTTCATACTCACTTAGACGTTGCAGGTTTGAGTCTttctatctttagtaaaaaaaattaatttttaatatagacTTAACATGgttgaaaaattatatatataaaatttgagcaataacaataaaagaactaaattaacaaatgtaaaaataataaatagatatttaaaattttctaattatCAACTACGAACCATAAGAAACAATAAtaactttaaatttataatataatagaacTCGTAATatgatatttataatattttatgagaatttttctaaaaaatgaaATTGTATGAATAGTAAAAATTGTaataatgttttaaaaaaatatatattgtatatatattgCAACTTGTCTTATTAGTGAGTTGTTATTTAGTCTAAAATAAAGATTTAGTAGATTTTGgttgaagatcaaagaatcataaaAACCATATTTTTTCAATCTTACGCAGAAATTTTAGATATATACGGTTTTGCGTTCTCAACTTTCTTTCTTAATGATTTATTATGAATTGTATTTAAATTAAGGAATCCTGAAATTCTAACATACACGTGTGAGGTTAACATGCAAGAACCAAAATATCAAAGATACATGTGTGAGCTAAGTGGAGTGGCTTACACAAATTGCAAACACAATGACAAAATCACAAATTAGTAAGGGCCTCCCAAAGGCAATTATAACAGTTTGCAAGGTAATTGCTAGTGTGTAGAATGAAAAAACCGTGCATGTGTAGAAGACAGGTGTTATCTCCAAAGTGAGAGTTCctgcaaaagaaaagtatagtagtGTCCAATTGAAGGGAACATTTGCTGCAGCGGTTTTGTTTGATGCAGAAGTTGGCAGTATAAATTAATACTATAGCTGTGGTTGTTTAATACAAGACTAAACTACAATTTCTATCACGAAAGTTAAACATATCATATCTATTTATAGAAGAAGAAAATTACTATTTGTATAGTTGTATCCATAAAACATGGGtttcatataataaaattattcaaacactaaaatatcacataaaaatcctaaattatCTTTATCATCATTGTTTCAACTTTTCATTAAACTCAGAACAGAGTGTTACCACCTAATGCCCCTGCAACAAATTAATTGCCAAACTCAAACAGGCCATGTGAGGAATTAAATGAATTGAGCAATCTTTACCTTATCCAAACTCTGAGAGGTAGGAGTGAGCTTGTTCTATTTTAGCTCTGTTTCGGCGAGAGAGACGCTAGCTATGGTAGTTGCTCTGAAGGTTCGACGAACTGAGAagctgatgatgatggtgatgtcgCCGGCAGCTTGTTGGATTAGAAGAGAGAGTGAGAACAGGTGTTAAGTTAGGGTTTGGTGGAGGAGGTGCAAGACTGGTGAGTGGCTCGCTAGCGGTGGTCTGGACCAAGAGAAAGAACGACTGGGACGGTGAGAGTGGCTCGTGTTTGTTGCAAATGGTAGAGACGACGGCGGTTCTAGCTACTGGAAATGCGGACAGTGATGATGGCAAGACTGTGATGGTGGTTCGGAAGTCTCTTGTTCTTAAAGAGGGAAGATGAAGggaaagaagaggagaaagagaagtGAATTATTCAAAACAGATGGCGAAAGAGACAGAAAGAAAGAGAGCTTGCCACAGTTTTTTGGTTTGCAAAGGGGACCGCGGCAATGGCGGCTGGCGCGGTGGCCTGTCGACGGCACTGGTTCGATGATGAGGAAAAAGTAGCCACGGTAGGTGAAGAGAGGAGAGGGGGGACACTGCAGCTCTAGGGTTACTGGCGGCGGCAAAACAGGGGCTGGTGTGAAGGTCCTTTGGTCGGCGAGGACAACACAGGAAAAGAGAGAAGGAGGGGTGGCCACGGGGAAAGGAGGACGGCAGCGGATGGGGTtagtggtggtggtagtggtaaGGTGATGAGCAGATGAAGATGATGGAGTGGTTAGTGAGATGGAAAAGACGATGTGAATGATGATAACGGTAATTTGGAATTTTTATGTGACTTTTTagagtttggataattttgttgtaTAGCATCCATATTTCATAGGTACGTGTAAGTGGTGCGGTATttgtaacccactaacttactagcaagtgcaccgggtcgtaccaagtaatacctcaggtgagtgagggtcgatccaatgaggattgatggatcaagcaacaatgattgattgattggcttagttagacaaatagaaaagagtgtttgaatattcaaggagcattaaacaatcgtacagaaattaaaatagtaaagtaaatgagttgggaataaaatatggagaaagcagttaaggcttcagagttatctatttttccggattaactttttttactaactattttaatcatgtaggatttaatttatggcaaactatatgtgactagaccctaattcatTGGacatttctagtctcctctaaaattcattaactgccaattccttggtcaattaattccaattagaagctgcatgatcaaattctaatttatatgccacaaaaactctaattacccaaaaataaaaggattatatgtcacgtatcccgttaaatccagataattaaaatttaggagaaattgttttcaagctgttgttcaagtaaagagcttttccaagttatacaagaactcaaatagaaagagggtcatacttccgttctacccaaattcataagataaagagtgaaaacaattcttaaattataaatccatacatgaattaaaatagaaaaagcaataaaatcaatccatacaaatagacagagctcctaaccttaacaatggaggattagttgctcatggttcagagagaaaaactaggattgtaaattagaatggaataatgttgttcTGGAACCACTCTGTTGgaatcccttttatatctaatcctcataatttaaaatctattatttaaaactaaaataatatcctttcctaaaaattaaatttgaattaattaacaagtcttcagttgatgggtagggaccacttgttttgtccattctgcagcttctaatttgtgttttctaggctagaaactgggtcaaaacagcccagaaatcgcccccaacatttttctgcattttctgcacgtggcgcatgtcacgtgtacgcgtcagtcacgcgtacgcgtcgatggtctttttcgcgagtcacgcggacgcgtcggtcacgcgcacgcgtcgctatgcaaatcttcaaatcacgcgtacgcgtcagtcatgcgcacgcatcgccatggaaagctcctattcacgcgtacgcttcagtcacgcgcacgtgtcgctcctcgctgccatctcctttgattcttgtgctgcagaaactccatcaaatccagtcaAATGTtacctaaaaaaaacaaaattgcaaaagactcaaagtagcatccatattggctaaaagataactaattctttattaaactcaacagattagatgcaaattcactagaaaaagatagaaaagatgctcacgcatcagtaagttaccgaaccgaaccgaaattTACCGCAAAACTGAACCAAAATTTACAACAAccgaatgaaaaataaaaaaccggtttttttagtttttttaactaAACCGAACCGAATCATGGGTTCAGAAATACTCGTTTTTACAAATTTTCCCTCTAACCTAATAACCAAACCCCCAAAtccctaaggtagcgtttgttttcggagACAGGACACAGAGACATGGACAGTACATGTTTAAAACGTGTTTGGAAGCATAGACATGGACATGGAACACATTGTCTCCGagacagttttttatacttttgtgtccactcttctacgaaggacaatgatggacacggaaTTTGGAAGAGTGGACATGgactttttataaattttgttttcctttttgtccatagatattttttattattccactattatcccttcttatttttcctataattagtcttaaaacttttttttttcatataaaacggattcttttttaaaactgattttttatttaaaattaatctggcttattaacctaaataaatttttttattaatcaaacttaaatctattttttttattaatcttaaccatatgtattcttacatattaataataaatttaaaataaaataaatatatttataatttttattttaatataaatactattatatatttttttattaaaatttttgtcctcttcaaacattttttaaatttcgtctgtactcctacgtactctcattctctattaaattagtttgtacttgatgtagaaaatttggaatcatatggttattttagtcatttcatataatatt
This window harbors:
- the LOC112777332 gene encoding Bowman-Birk type proteinase inhibitor A-II-like translates to MVAKVALLLFLVGLSATVEAVRLDPSLMLSQVINNIGEASSSSDDNVCCNGCLCDRRAPPFFECVCVDTFDHCPASCNSCVCTRSNPPQCRCTDKTQGRYREHSGGA